The Flavobacterium marginilacus genome window below encodes:
- a CDS encoding sensor histidine kinase: protein MSAILNQIKVKNQYLISVLSVGTVAGLCLFTRDFLDYKIVGYLLLVVVSVLSMFLGILPLLLSAVLSALILNFLFIEPYYTFHISNAEDSLLLFLFFIIALVNAVLTHKIRRAEKILQVKEVRINTMKLYNALLDSLSHELRTPISTIMGAIDTIQTKSVPISEENKENLYAEIEKASLRLNHQVENLLNMSRLESGVIEPKLDWCDLEELIYNVLDHLKDDLQFHKVVVKTDENLPLFKLDYGLMQQIIYNLVFNASQYTPKGAKIEIKVSYNADVDFEYNPDKVFPCVITIADDGIGFPESEIDKVFDKFYRLQNSKTGGTGLGLSIVKGFVEAQHGIVTLENREEGGSVFILRFQTLIMNTKEISNE, encoded by the coding sequence ATGAGCGCTATTTTGAATCAGATAAAGGTTAAAAATCAATACTTAATAAGTGTATTGTCAGTCGGTACGGTCGCTGGATTGTGTTTGTTTACCAGAGATTTTCTGGATTATAAAATTGTTGGTTATCTTCTATTGGTTGTAGTTTCTGTTTTGTCTATGTTCTTGGGGATTCTGCCTTTATTACTGAGTGCAGTTTTAAGTGCGCTGATACTGAATTTTCTATTTATAGAACCGTACTATACGTTCCATATCAGCAATGCCGAAGATTCTTTGTTACTGTTTTTGTTTTTTATCATTGCTCTTGTAAATGCTGTTTTAACACACAAAATCAGAAGAGCTGAAAAGATATTGCAGGTAAAAGAGGTTAGAATTAATACGATGAAACTTTACAATGCTCTTCTGGATTCATTGTCTCATGAATTGCGAACACCGATTTCGACGATTATGGGAGCGATTGATACTATTCAAACCAAATCGGTGCCTATTTCTGAAGAAAACAAGGAGAATTTATATGCTGAGATCGAGAAAGCTTCTTTGAGACTGAATCATCAGGTAGAAAATTTACTGAATATGTCCCGGCTGGAGTCAGGTGTTATTGAACCCAAGCTGGATTGGTGTGATTTAGAAGAATTGATTTATAATGTTTTGGATCATTTAAAGGATGATTTACAGTTTCACAAAGTGGTTGTGAAAACAGATGAAAATTTACCGCTTTTCAAGTTAGACTATGGTTTGATGCAGCAGATAATTTATAATTTAGTTTTTAACGCTTCACAGTACACGCCCAAAGGAGCCAAAATAGAAATTAAGGTTTCCTATAATGCAGATGTCGATTTTGAATATAATCCAGATAAAGTATTTCCGTGTGTAATCACAATTGCCGACGATGGCATTGGTTTTCCCGAAAGCGAAATTGATAAAGTATTTGACAAATTTTATCGACTTCAAAATTCCAAAACAGGAGGGACAGGACTTGGATTGTCTATTGTAAAAGGATTTGTCGAAGCACAGCACGGGATAGTAACGCTTGAAAATAGGGAAGAAGGAGGATCGGTTTTTATCCTTCGTTTTCAAACCCTGATTATGAATACTAAAGAAATTTCAAATGAATAA